Proteins from one Malaya genurostris strain Urasoe2022 chromosome 2, Malgen_1.1, whole genome shotgun sequence genomic window:
- the LOC131427038 gene encoding putative uncharacterized protein DDB_G0271606 — ESPACNQSAGSNKLDKKLTASTTTLSDKDPRDISNNGFNRFDPKYVSIGPKAVRSVGNQMTANVNKCATLRHGGRYGGSLTAGVGAGGRGTSPSPLLKNVQQPVVAQSNAHFKHPQQQHTLLQDKPDRQASNQQKLNISTVSKDYNQSYSCATLPYKKPSGFSEPVTTSILKKESNLDIKHHPTVYSIDTSYHQQQAAQPTQQHHRSLSSTNQLYHETGAGSAFASPPPSSASTATTRSNVSIINQPLPEIPTSAQSIKNNQQPLCAATLNQYRSLQRPNKQSGLSLKESSPQPQPQHHAPTQIQQKPSIPPKVTPPMLPPKNRHKDDAMYQSRTASVSSSSRPQQPLPQPPSHQSSSSSLQSYGLGSAAVGGGHLTKANFNAIQQQLQNQLHFKQYHQLTQQPWQREQLTTHNTSYQQQQQQQQPHSYSGHERGYELKSSRNRSYSGGSEREQMQQQQQQQQQQHHQQQQQQKSSNIEKQKQSYQTLPKNHHHYHGQAANTTSFSTQTSGQHQQQQAVPHHHHYPSPQQQQQQQQQQQQSHHHQSQQAVTQQQQQTPQPKSILSKSRSNETREREREREQRDRERDRDRDRDRDRERERSAHRGHSSSHEYHHEARSESSKNPNVYYRSLQRGGLQANNDLYSVTEL, encoded by the exons GAATCGCCTGCCTGCAATCAGTCTGCAGGCAGCAATAAGTTAG ATAAAAAACTGACAGCATCTACCACGACTCTCTCGGACAAGGATCCTCGAGACATCAGTAATAACGGCTTCAACCGGTTTGATCCGAAGTACGTCAGCATCGGTCCAAAGGCGGTCCGGTCCGTGGGGAACCAAATGACGGCCAACGTGAACAAGTGTGCTACCTTGCGGCACGGAGGTCGCTACGGAGGTTCTCTGACGGCTGGAGTAGGGGCAGGAGGACGCGGCACTAGCCCAAGTCCTCTGCTGAAAAACGTCCAACAGCCCGTAGTTGCCCAAAGCAATGCACACTTCAAACATCCTCAACAGCAGCATACCCTACTTCAGGACAAACCGGATCGCCAAGCATCGAATCAGCAAAAGCTGAACATTTCTACCGTTTCCAAAGACTACAATCAATCGTACTCCTGTGCTACTCTACCGTACAAGAAACCCAGTGGTTTCTCCGAACCGGTCACCACATCAATACTGAAGAAGGAAAGTAATCTGGACATCAAACATCATCCCACAGTCTACAGCATCGATACGTCCTACCATCAGCAGCAGGCTGCTCAACCAACGCAACAGCATCATCGCTCGCTGTCTAGCACAAACCAGTTGTACCACGAAACAGGAGCTGGATCGGCATTTGCTAGTCCACCGCCTTCATCCGCATCTACGGCTACTACCAGAAGCAACGTGTCCATCATCAATCAACCACTGCCAGAGATTCCGACCTCTGCACAAAGCATAAAGAACAACCAACAGCCACTTTGCGCTGCCACGCTCAACCAGTACCGTTCGCTACAGCGCCCCAATAAACAGAGCGGCCTGAGCCTTAAGGAATCGTCTCCTCAACCGCAGCCACAACATCATGCTCCAACTCAAATACAGCAGAAACCGTCAATACCGCCCAAG GTCACTCCACCGATGCTTCCTCCGAAGAATCGCCATAAAGACGACGCCATGTATCAGTCGCGGACTGCATCGGTCTCATCCTCCAGTAGACCTCAGCAACCATTACCTCAACCTCCCTCGCATCAGTCGTCCTCATCCTCGCTACAATCCTACGGTCTCGGTAGTGCTGCTGTTGGTGGTGGTCACCTGACTAAGGCGAACTTCAATGCCATTCAACAACAGTTACAAAACCAACTTCACTTCAAGCAGTATCATCAACTTACCCAGCAACCCTGGCAACGCGAGCAACTGACCACTCACAACACATcttaccaacaacaacaacaacaacaacaaccgcaCAGCTATTCTGGTCATGAACGTGGATACGAACTAAAGTCCAGCCGAAACCGATCTTACTCCGGCGGTAGTGAACGTGAACAaatgcaacagcaacagcaacagcagcagcagcagcatcatcaacaacaacaacagcaaaagTCTAGCAATAttgaaaagcaaaagcaaagctatCAGACACTGCCAAAGAACCATCATCACTATCACGGTCAAGCAGCCAACACGACCTCGTTCAGTACTCAAACTTCTGGgcagcatcagcagcagcaggcGGTGCCACACCATCATCACTACCCGTCaccacagcaacaacaacaacagcagcagcagcagcaacaatcgCACCACCATCAGTCACAGCAGGCTGTgactcagcagcagcagcaaacaCCGCAACCGAAAAGTATTTTGAGTAAATCACGGTCCAACGAGACGCGGGAACGAGAGCGTGAACGGGAACAACGGGATCGCGAACGGGACCGAGATCGTGATCGGGATCGAGACCGGGAGCGCGAACGGAGTGCGCACCGAGGCCACAGCAGCAGCCACGAGTACCATCACGAGGCACGCTCCGAGAGCAGCAAGAATCCGAACGTTTACTACCGATCGCTACAGCGCGGTGGACTACAGGCCAACAATGATCTCTACTCGGTGACGGAATTGTGA